In Desulfofustis limnaeus, the genomic stretch TCGGTGTCGGCGGCCATGGAGCAATCGGCCAGCAACGTCGGCATGGTGGCTACCGCCACCGAGGAAATGACCTCCACCGTTCACGAAATCGCCCAGAACGCCGCCAAGGCCAAGGACATCTCGGAGCAGGCCGTCGACCAGTCGCAAAAGACCTCGGCCAAGATGAACGAACTTGGCCAGGCCGCCGACAAGATCGGTAAGGTCACCGAGGCGATCACCGAAATCTCCGAGCAGACCAACCTGCTGGCGCTCAACGCCACCATCGAGGCGGCCCGGGCCGGCGAGGCAGGTAAGGGGTTTGCCGTCGTCGCCAACGAGATCAAGGAACTGGCCAAACAGACCGCTGACGCCACCGTCGACATCAAGAACCAGATCGAAGAGATGCAGCGCACCACCAGCGGCACCGTCACCGATATCAAGACCATCACCGAGGTGATCAACGAGATCAACGAGATCATCACCACCATCGCCACCGCCGTCGAGCAGCAGTCGGCGGCCACTTCGGAGATATCGGAGAACATCGCCCAGGCCTCGGCCGGCATCGCCGAGGTCAACGAGAACGTGGCCCAGTCCTCGGTGGCCATCGGCGACATAACCAAAGACATCGGCGAGATCAGCTCGACCTCCGAGGAGGTCAGTCAGGGCAGCCATAACGTCCGGGAGAGCGCCGGCGAACTATCGCGGCTCGCCGAGCAGCTCGACGAGCTGGTTCGCCGCTTCAAGGTGGCCTAAGGCAAACCGCTATCGGCAACCCGAGGGTGGGGAGATACGGCCCCACCCTCGTCGACCATACAAAACAACGGCAGAAAGACGGGGAGGAGGCGCGTGCCCGCCAAACCGTCTCCAGCAGAGAGAGGCCATGCAAAACGATTATCAAGGCCAGGCGCTCCCCCCGACCTCCGGCCCCGCCGCCACGGTCACGCCCTTACCCGCAAGCCCTCAAAACGAATTGGCGGAGCGCACCGGCGAATGGTCCGGATCCAGGGGTGAGGCTGCCGCTGCGCAGACTTCGATCCGGGTCCAGGTCAGCCTGCTCGACTCCCTGATGACCCTGGCCGGCGAGTTGGTCCTGAGCCGCAATCAACTGTTGCAGACAATCAGCACCAATCACCTGAAATGTGCGGAAAGCGTGGGCCAGCGGATCGATCTGATCACCTCGGAGCTGCAGGAGGCGATCATGCTCACCCGCATGCAGCCGATCGGCAATGTCTTCGCCCGCTTCCCCGGTATGGTCCGGGACCTGGCAGGCACGCTCGACAAACAGGTGGATCTGGCCATCTATGGCCAGGAAGTGGAATTGGACAAGACCATCATTGAATCCATCGGCGAGCCCCTCGCCCACCTGGTCGGCACTGCCGTCGAACAAAGCATCGAAACACCGGAACGGCGTCGGCAACAAGGCAAGACGGAGAGCGGCGCCATCGTGCTTCGAGCTTTTCACGAAGCGGGGCAGGTGGTCATCGAGATCGAGGATGACGGTGCCGGCGTGGACGGTGAACAACTAACCGCGCACGCCGTCCGCAAAGGACTGATGACCGCCGAGCAGGCCCACGTACTGTCGGATAATGAAAAGCAGCAGCTGGTTTTCCTCCCCGGCCTTACCCCTGCCGAGGGCGGCACCGGCATGGACGAGATACGATCGGCCTTCGACAAGCTGGGCGGCCAGATCGACCTGAGCGGAGAGCCCGGCCAGGGCACCACCATCTCCATCAAGCTGCCGCTGACCTTGGCCATCATTCCCTGCCAGGTGGTCATGACCGAAGGGGAGCGCTATGCCATCCCGCAGGTCAACCTGGAGGAGTTGTTGCGCATTCCGGCCAACCAGGTGAAGGAGCGCATCGAAGTGGTCGGCAGCGCCGAGGTGGTGCGGCTGCGCGGCAAACTCCTGCCGCTGGTCCGGCTGGCCGATGTACTCGGGGTCCAACGGACCTTTGTCGACTCAGAAGACGGGACGATCCATGCCGACCGTCGACAGCGGATCGCCGACCGGCGCAGCCGACACTCCGATCAGGAAGGGTCGACAAAGCCGCCTACCGACGAGCCGGTGGCAAACCGCCAGAGTCGACGCGAAGAAACGGACCGCCGTTCGGCGCCGGAAAGCGCCCTCAATATCGTCGTGGTATCGGCCGGTTCCCTCACTTACGGCCTGATCGTCGATCGACTGCAGGATTCCGAGGAGATCGTCATCAAACCGCTCGGCCGGCACCTGCAGCACTGTCAAGGATACGCCGGCGCGACCATCATGGGTGACGGTCGTATCGCCCTGATCCTGGACGTGGCCAACCTGGCTCAGCTGGCCCAGCTGAACTCGGTGGACGGCAGCGACCGGGCCAGCCAGCTCCAGAAGGAAACGGAGGTCGCTGACGCCGCCGGCCAAAGCCGGTCGGTGCTGATTTTCCACAGCTCGGTTCAGGAACAGTTCGGTATCCAGCTCGATCGGGTGGAACGGATCGAAAAAATCAAACGCAGCGACATCGAGAACCTCGGCGCCAAGCGCGTCATGCAGTATCGGGGCGGCAGCCTGCATCTGCTCTGCGTCGACGATGTGGCCCAGGTACAGCCGCTGGCCGACCGGGACGATCTGCTGGTTATCGTCTTCTCCTTCGGCACACACAGCATCGGTCTGCTCGCCTGCGGTCCGATAGACACCCGGCAGATCGTCGGCCAGACCGATCAGTCGACCCTGCGTCAGGCAGGTATCGCCGGCTCGACCATCATCGCCGGGCAGACCACGCTGCTCGTCGACATCGATGAAATGGTCCGGCATCTCTACCCGGAATGGTTTTAAGCCCTGACCCACCGCCACGGTAACTACCACGCACGGAGAAACCCCATGACAACCCCACGCCCCGCCAGCCTCCCAAAGACCCTCGAACTGGCGACCTTCACCGTCGGCGAAGCCCTGTGCGGCATGGACATCCTGCAGATCCAGGAAATCAACAAGATCATGCAGCGCACGCCGGTGCCGCAAGCACCTGACTACGTTCTCGGGGTCCTCAATCTGCGCGGCAAGATCGTTACCATCATCGACCTGGCCAAGAAGCTCGGGCTGGGCGACACCTCGGCCAGCGAAGAGGCACGCAACATTATCGTCAACTCCCATGACGGCAGCGCCGGACTGCTGGTCAGCCGCATCGGTGACGTGATCGAGGTTCAGAGCGACAAAAAGGAGAAGGCGCCGGCCAACATGCGCGGCATCGAAGGCAAATACTTTGCCGGGGTCTTCAAGACCGACACCCAGCTGATCGGTCTGCTCAACATCGACAAGGTCCTGCATCCGGACGAATGACCATGGCCACCAGACAAGCGATCGACAGCAGCCACAAACGGGCTTTGATCATGGACGACGAACTGAGCATCCGGCAGGTGCTCGGCGAAATGCTGCGGCTCAGCGGCTACCACTGCAGTGAAGCAATCGAAGGAGCAGAAGCCGTGGCGCTGTTTCGCAAAGCGGTCGCCGAGGGGCGACCGTTCGACGTGGTGATCATGGACCTGGGCGTCCCTGAAGGCCTGGGCGGCGCCGAGGCCGTTCAGCAGCTGCTGGCCATCGACCCAGCGGCTCGGGTCATCGTCACCAGCGGCTCGGCAACCGACCCGGTGGTGGAGGAGTATCATCGCTACGGTTTTTCCGGTGCCTTACGCAAACCGTTTCGGTTCACGGAGTTGCAGCAGCTGATCGGGGTCAACTGAGAGACCACAGGGGGTCCGGCGCTGGCTCAAAGCACATCTTCCGGCCCGACGACCACGAAATTCTTTGCATCCTGGCCTGGCACCATGGTTATCTGGTAGCATTGAGGTCGTATCCGTTACCTCGCTAACCCCTCGACGCCAACGGTAACCATACCAGCCGGAACCACCCAGGTGAGCACCAACAAACCACGCCTGCAGGCCGATGCGGACATCTCCCGCAACCGTCTGCTGATCACCATCGCCGGGGCCGTCGACAAGGCCGAACTGGATCGGCTCTACACCGATGTGCGTTTCTGCGTCGCCGACCTGAAGCCGGGCTTCGACGTGATCACCGATCTCACCCAGGCCACGCTCGGCCATCTGAGCGCCTTGCCGACCTTTCGTAAGATCATGGCCTATCTGGCCAGTAACGGGGTGAGGGATGTGGTGCGGGTGATGAATCCGGACAATCTGATTCACCGCCAGATCCTCAACCACGCCGCCCGGGTCCCCGGCTACAAAGCCATGTATGCGGCCAGCCGGGCGGAAGCCGAAAACCTGCTGAGGCAGTCCTCCGAGCGAACCTGCCTGCGTTTCTCGATCCCGGACCTGACCGTAACCCTTCTTTTCGACGGCGAAAAAAAATCAGGACGCCTGGTAGATATCTCCGTCGGCGGCTGCGCCATCGATCTTCCCGAACCTCCCCCGACGGGAAGCGAGGTCACCATCACCTTCACCCTGGCCGCCCGTGATTTTTCCCTGCTCTCCCGCATCCTGCGGTCGGACGCTAATGAATGTGCCGCAGCCTTTACCGCCCTCGACGATGAGGAGCGGGAAGCCCTGACCACGTCTCTGATAGCAGCCACACGGCAATAAGGTGAACGCTCCGGTGACGTGCTTTCGATCAGCCCTCGAAGCCGGCGAGCGGCAGGTAGAGGGTAAAGGCCGAACCGCCGCCCGGTTCGCTCACGACCTTGATCATCCCCTCGTATTGGCGGACAATACCGAGCGTGAGCGGCAGCCCCATGCCGCGTCCGATGAATTTCTTCGTATAAAAGGGGTCGAAGATGTGTTCCAGTTCCTCCTGGTCCATGCCGCACCCGGAATCGCCGACCGTTAAACAGACGTAGTTTCGGGCTGGCGGCTGCCAGTCGATCGGAATCTGATAACCGTCCTCCATGGCGGCAGGATCGGCCCGTTCCACGCTCACCTCGATGCGGCCTTCGGTCTCATTCAAAGATTCGAGGGCATTGGTAACGAGACGGTCAAGGGCCCGGCGGATGTGGTCCGGCTCGACGGCTACCGGCAGCGGTTCGGCAGGGACCCGCACCTCAAGCACAACCCGTGCCGACAGCTTGGGTCGGCATTCGCCTGCATAGCGGCTCACCAGCGCCGCCAGATCAATGGTCGGGCAGGGACGAAAGGAATGGGGCTGGCCGAGATAGGCCAACATGTCCCGACCCAATTCGCTCAACTGTACGGAGGCGGCCTGGGCATCCTCGAGACTGCTGCGTACCAGGGATTCTCCCGCCGGCAGTTCGGCAAGCGCCATTTCCAGGTTGCCGAGGATTACCATCAACTTGTTGTTGTAGTTATGGGCGACAGCACCGGCCATCCGGGCCAGACTCTCCTGTTTGTGGAGCTGTCGGTTAACCACTTCCAACTCCTCCTGCAACTCCTGCTGGCGAATACGGTCAAGATGGGCTCGCAGGATGGGGGCGACCTGCTCGGCGATGTTTTCCAGCAGAGCCAGATCGTCCGGTGAGTATCCTCCCTCCTTATTGGCGAGAATAAACTGACCGATGACCTGTTCCCGCTGTACGATCGGTACCGCCATCACGCAGTGCAGCGGCACATGTCCAGGCGGTACCTGCATTCCTCCCTCGGCGATGACGGACTGCCCCTCGAGCAGCGTCCGCCCCCAGATTCCTCTCCAGCATTCCCGGGGGAAAACGATACTCTTGTCGGGTATCTGGCACTTATCCCAGACCTCTCGGGTCATGGTCGGGCAGATCAGATCACCGCCTTCGTCGAGATAGCCGATCAGACCGATCGGACTGACGAAGGTGTGCAACAGTAGCGCAAGAACGTCATGGAACAGCTGATCATCCGGGGCGGTGAGAAAAATAGTGGCTACCCGATGATTGATGGCCAGCACCTGCCGGGACCGAAGCACCTCTTCCCGAATCCGCTTGCGCTCGTCGATATCCTCGATGAACCCCAGATAACGGTCATCCGTCACTCGTACCGCCGATACTGAAAACCATCTGGCTTCACCGTCTTTTCGTACCAGACGGACCTCGCCGCGAACCAGCCCGGCCTGCTGAACCTGCTGAAAATGGCCCCGGCCGATGTCTCTCGACTCGGGAGCGAGGATATCGCCGAGGCGCATCGTGAGCAATTCGCTCTCACGATACCCGGTGAGGCGACAGGCCTCCTGATTGACTTGCCGATACCTTCCGGTCGCATCGGAAATGAAAAGACCGTAGGGAGTGTGCTCCACATAGCTGCGAAACCGCTTCTCGCTGTCGTGCAATGCCTGCTCCGCCTTTTTCCGGTTGGTGATAGACCGAAAAAAGACCGCCAACCCCTCATCAGACGGGATCGCATTAACCTCATACCACTCGGCATGAGGGGCGAAATAGGACTCGATTCGGCGCTCTTGCTGTTGTGCCAGGGCTTCCTGGTAGATTTTTTCAAAAACCGACCCGCGCCCTTCCGGGAACACTTCGAACAACCTCCGTCCGAGGACCGTCTGCTCCTCTTTTCCCAGGATACGTTGCGCTGCGGTGTTGAAATAATGGATCCGCAACTCGTTGTCGAGCAGTAGAAATCCATCCGACATGCCGGAAAGAATAGTGTTAAGGTGCCGCTGCCACGGTCCGTCGTCGGACCAAGTCCTGGCACCGGCACCTTGATCAGGGGGCTGTTGTGTGGGGTTCATGATGTGTCACCGGCTCACGCATTGTCGTATGGTACCTACGTAAGATAAAAAACCGTTTGCCAGCGCAAGTAAACAAATATCATTCTCACATTTCATGTTTTTACACTCATTTTTACCGGTGAGAAAATTGTGCAGACACACAACCAACCTTTGCAATCCCGCCATAGATCTGCCACACTATCACCATATACCTCTCATCGTTCTCAAGGAGGCCACCGATAGTTTCAGGGATCGACTCACCACGTGAAGGAAACCACATCGCCATCGTCCGAGCATCTCGCCATGCTCGAGGAAAAGAGCCGCCAGCTCGAAGCACTCCTGCAGGCGACACCCAACGGTATCGTCTCCACCGACTTGGACGGTCGGATTACCCTGTGCAACAAACGGGCCGGAGACATGTTCGGCATCGATCCCGACACGGCCATCGGCAGCCGCCTCGACGACCTTTTTCCCGACGACTGCCGCCAGCACCTGGAACGGAGCCTGGCCACCGTGCTCGCCAGCGTCTCTTCCCAGGTGGTTGAAGCGGAACCGGCATTGCCGGACGGAAGGCGTCTCCCCCTGGAAATACACATCGGGCTCCAAGAGGAGGAACCGGGCTGCCCCCTCGGCTATTGCCTGGTCATGCGTGACATCAGCAAGCAGCGACACGTCGAGCGGGGCCTGCGACAAAGCGAGGAGCAGCTGCGGCGGATCATCGATGTCCTGCCGCAGTGCGTCTGTTATGTCAACGCCGATCTGACCTACCGGTACGCCAACCCCTCCGCGAAGACCCTGTTCGGCCTGACACCGGAAGAACTGGTCGGGCGCACCACGACCGAGGTCATCGGCGCAGCGGCACACGACCAGATCCGCCCCTACCTGGAGCTCGTCTTATCCGGCAAAGCCGCCCATTATCAGCGAGATCTTCTCTATCCCGACGGCAAAGTCCACTGCATCGACGGCTGGCTCATCCCCAACCGTGACGAAGAAGGAACGGTAAGCGGCTATTTCGCCGTTCTCTATGACATCACCCACATCAAAAAGACGCATGAGGAACTGCGGGAAAAGGATGAGAAGATCCGCAGCATCTTCCGGGTCGCACCGATCGGCATCGGCGTGACGGCACAGCGGATGCTGCTCGATGTGAACGACCGCCTGTGCAAGATGCTCGGCTATGGCCGGGACGAGCTGATCGGTCGCAGTTCACGTCTGCTCTACCCCAGCGACGAGGAACACCAGACCATCGGCAACAAGCGCCGCGAACAGATTGCCCTTTTCGGCAGCAGTTCCCTGGAAGCACGCATGCGTCGCGGGGACGGGAGCATCATTACCGTGCTGACCAACGCCACGCCGATCGACCCGGCCGACCTGGAAGCGGGTATCATCTTTACCGTGCTCGACATCAGCGAAAGCAAGCAAACGGAACAGATGATCCGCAGTCATTCGGCAACCCTTGATGCCATTTTCAACAGCACTCCGAGCATTCTCATCCTGGTTGACGAGGACGGCCGGGTGGAAAAAATCAACAATCGCGGCATCGAATTTTTCGGCACCGACCGGGAACAGGCGACACATCTGCTCTGCGGGCTGCTTTTTCGCTGCATCAATGCCTCAGACACCCAGACCTGCGGCCATTCTCCCGAGTGCCCGTCATGCCCGGTGCGCAGCAGGCTCGCGGCAGCCTTCCGCAGCCGTCGGCCGGCCAGAGAGGAAGAGGGGCAGATGACCTTCCTGCGAGACGGGCGATATGTTCTCCATCACCTGCTCATCTCAACCGAGATCATCACCATCGAAGGAATCGACCGGGTTTTGGTCGCTCTTACTGATATTTCCGACATCAGGAAAAAAGACGAGGAACTGCTCCACCAGCGTCTGGCCCATGAACAGTTGGAACAGCAGTACCGGCAGGCCCAGAAGATGGAGCCGGTGGGCCGTCTGGCCGGCGGCATCGCCCACGATCTGAACAACCTGCTGGCGCCGATCCTCGGTTACAGCGAACTCCTCACCCAGGATCTGGTGGAAAACGATCCCCGCCGAGCGGCCTTGGAACAGATTCTCTACGCCGGGCAGCGGGCCCGTGATCTCATTCGCCAACTACTCGCCTTCAGCCGCAAACAGACCCTGACCGTCAGCACCATCAATCTCAACGATCTGCTGCATCAGTTCCACAACCTGCTGCGCCGCGCCATCCGTGAGGACATCGAGATCTGCCTGCGCCTGGCCGATGGTTTACCGGCAATTCAGGGCGATAGCGGCCAACTGGAGCAAGTGATCCTGAACCTCGCCGTCAACGCGCAAGACGCCATGCCGACAGGAGGCGTCCTGACTCTTGCCACAACCGAACAACTGGTCAACGGGCACGCCTTGACCGAACTGGATCTGGCCGACGCCGCTCCCTATGTCTTGCTCACCGTCGCGGACACCGGCATCGGCATGGATCCCACCGTGCGTTCGCAGATCTTCGAACCGTTTTTCACCACCAAGGACCAGCACAGCGGTACTGGTCTGGGTCTGTCGACGGTGTACGGCATCGTCAAACAGCACCGGGGCGCCATCACCGTAGCCAGTGAACCGGGGCACGGTACGTCTTTTTCCATTTATCTCCCGATCAGTGAATCAAATACGGTTGTGCCGGCCGCAACGGTGGAAAGCGCCGACGCGGTACTGATGGGGAGTGAAACCATCCTTTTGGCGGAAGACGATCCGCACCTGCGCCACCTGGCAGAGGCGATCTTACGCAAAAATGGCTACACGGTTCTCTCAGCCAGTAACGGCAAGGAGGCGATGGTCCTGGCAGAGATCCACCAGGGCCCGATAGATCTGCTCCTGGCCGATGTCGTCATGCCGGAAATGAACGGCCGCGAACTCTGTGAACAACTCAGCCGGAGCCGCACCATTGCCCGGGTGTTGTTCATGTCCGGCTATACCGACGATGTCCTTTCTCTCGATTACCTGAAGAAAAACGGGTTCGAATTTATTCACAAACCGTTTACCGTCAAAGACCTCCTGACCAGAATACGAACCATTCTTCATACCCCGCAGGTCAATTGAGTCCCGCTGCCGCCGATCATTTCGGGAAGCGCAAGGTCAATCGTGCGTTGAGCCACACCCAGCCGCTCAGGGTAATCGCCGCCGATACCAGGCCAAGCCAGCCGAGCATGCTGACCTTATCCGGCCAACCCAGCGAAATGAACCACATGGAGCAGGCGCCGGTCATAAAGTAGACGAAGACCATGAATGACGAAGCTGTACCCACGTCGTGCTGCACCTGCTCGAGGATCAGGTTGTTGCTCGGCGGCCGACCGAAGGCAAAGAAAAAGCTGAGCAGCCACATGAACAGGGTCAGCCGGTACGGCTGGGCAACAGGGACCACCAGGAGCGCCAGGGAACTGACCAGGACTCCGCCATAGCTCAACGGCAGCAACCGTTGCAGGGATCGACGCCGGACCAGGCGGGAAAAAATCAGCGGCGCGAGCATGAAGGCCGAGGCGTTGGCGGCGAAAAAATACCCGTACTGCCGCTCGGAATAACCGAGAACAGTGATATAGATATCTGACGAGACGGCGATGTATGCGAACACGGGGGTCCCCAGGCAGGCACAGGCCAGGGTCAGCAGAAAAAACTGACGGTTGGCAGCCAGCCGCCGATAACTAGCGAACACCACCCGCAACGAATCGCGGCTCTTTTTCTGCAGCGATTCTTCCATGCCGTAGACGCCGATGGCAGCGACCAGACCAAGCCCGACCTGGACCACAAATACCAGACGCCAGGAGGACAACTCGATGATCCACCCGCCGACGATGGGGGCGAGCATCGGGGCCATGGCGACAATGATTCCAAGGTTGATGAAGACCCGCTGCCGCATCCGACCCTCGAAACGGTCCTTGCAGATGGCAAAACAGATCGAAGAAGCAGCAGCGGCGCCGGCCCCCTGCAGGATTCGGGTGACGATCATCATCTCGATGGAGGTTGCCAGGGCACACAGCAGGCTGGCACCGCTGTAGATCGCCAGGCCGGCAAGCAGCGGCGGTCGGCGGCCGTAACGATCGGACAATGGCCCGTAGATCAGCAGACAAAAACAATAGGTGGCGAAGAACCCGACCAGCGTCAGGTTGACGGTGGCCAGCGGTTGCTGCCAGGAGGTGACCAGCAGCGGCAGCGCCGCCAGATACATATCGGTGGAAAGCGGTGGAAAAGCGGCAAGCAGGGCCAACAGCCCGATCAGTTTTTTCATCGTTGTTGCGTAGTCGGTTACCGGCGATTGCCCGGTCTCCGTTGTTGCTCCTGGGAAGTAGTCGTCAAGAGGAAGTGGTCGGCCTAGCGAATTTCC encodes the following:
- a CDS encoding chemotaxis protein CheA; protein product: MQNDYQGQALPPTSGPAATVTPLPASPQNELAERTGEWSGSRGEAAAAQTSIRVQVSLLDSLMTLAGELVLSRNQLLQTISTNHLKCAESVGQRIDLITSELQEAIMLTRMQPIGNVFARFPGMVRDLAGTLDKQVDLAIYGQEVELDKTIIESIGEPLAHLVGTAVEQSIETPERRRQQGKTESGAIVLRAFHEAGQVVIEIEDDGAGVDGEQLTAHAVRKGLMTAEQAHVLSDNEKQQLVFLPGLTPAEGGTGMDEIRSAFDKLGGQIDLSGEPGQGTTISIKLPLTLAIIPCQVVMTEGERYAIPQVNLEELLRIPANQVKERIEVVGSAEVVRLRGKLLPLVRLADVLGVQRTFVDSEDGTIHADRRQRIADRRSRHSDQEGSTKPPTDEPVANRQSRREETDRRSAPESALNIVVVSAGSLTYGLIVDRLQDSEEIVIKPLGRHLQHCQGYAGATIMGDGRIALILDVANLAQLAQLNSVDGSDRASQLQKETEVADAAGQSRSVLIFHSSVQEQFGIQLDRVERIEKIKRSDIENLGAKRVMQYRGGSLHLLCVDDVAQVQPLADRDDLLVIVFSFGTHSIGLLACGPIDTRQIVGQTDQSTLRQAGIAGSTIIAGQTTLLVDIDEMVRHLYPEWF
- a CDS encoding chemotaxis protein CheW, whose protein sequence is MTTPRPASLPKTLELATFTVGEALCGMDILQIQEINKIMQRTPVPQAPDYVLGVLNLRGKIVTIIDLAKKLGLGDTSASEEARNIIVNSHDGSAGLLVSRIGDVIEVQSDKKEKAPANMRGIEGKYFAGVFKTDTQLIGLLNIDKVLHPDE
- a CDS encoding response regulator, encoding MATRQAIDSSHKRALIMDDELSIRQVLGEMLRLSGYHCSEAIEGAEAVALFRKAVAEGRPFDVVIMDLGVPEGLGGAEAVQQLLAIDPAARVIVTSGSATDPVVEEYHRYGFSGALRKPFRFTELQQLIGVN
- a CDS encoding PilZ domain-containing protein, whose protein sequence is MSTNKPRLQADADISRNRLLITIAGAVDKAELDRLYTDVRFCVADLKPGFDVITDLTQATLGHLSALPTFRKIMAYLASNGVRDVVRVMNPDNLIHRQILNHAARVPGYKAMYAASRAEAENLLRQSSERTCLRFSIPDLTVTLLFDGEKKSGRLVDISVGGCAIDLPEPPPTGSEVTITFTLAARDFSLLSRILRSDANECAAAFTALDDEEREALTTSLIAATRQ
- a CDS encoding PAS domain S-box protein, coding for MNPTQQPPDQGAGARTWSDDGPWQRHLNTILSGMSDGFLLLDNELRIHYFNTAAQRILGKEEQTVLGRRLFEVFPEGRGSVFEKIYQEALAQQQERRIESYFAPHAEWYEVNAIPSDEGLAVFFRSITNRKKAEQALHDSEKRFRSYVEHTPYGLFISDATGRYRQVNQEACRLTGYRESELLTMRLGDILAPESRDIGRGHFQQVQQAGLVRGEVRLVRKDGEARWFSVSAVRVTDDRYLGFIEDIDERKRIREEVLRSRQVLAINHRVATIFLTAPDDQLFHDVLALLLHTFVSPIGLIGYLDEGGDLICPTMTREVWDKCQIPDKSIVFPRECWRGIWGRTLLEGQSVIAEGGMQVPPGHVPLHCVMAVPIVQREQVIGQFILANKEGGYSPDDLALLENIAEQVAPILRAHLDRIRQQELQEELEVVNRQLHKQESLARMAGAVAHNYNNKLMVILGNLEMALAELPAGESLVRSSLEDAQAASVQLSELGRDMLAYLGQPHSFRPCPTIDLAALVSRYAGECRPKLSARVVLEVRVPAEPLPVAVEPDHIRRALDRLVTNALESLNETEGRIEVSVERADPAAMEDGYQIPIDWQPPARNYVCLTVGDSGCGMDQEELEHIFDPFYTKKFIGRGMGLPLTLGIVRQYEGMIKVVSEPGGGSAFTLYLPLAGFEG
- a CDS encoding PAS domain-containing hybrid sensor histidine kinase/response regulator, whose product is MKETTSPSSEHLAMLEEKSRQLEALLQATPNGIVSTDLDGRITLCNKRAGDMFGIDPDTAIGSRLDDLFPDDCRQHLERSLATVLASVSSQVVEAEPALPDGRRLPLEIHIGLQEEEPGCPLGYCLVMRDISKQRHVERGLRQSEEQLRRIIDVLPQCVCYVNADLTYRYANPSAKTLFGLTPEELVGRTTTEVIGAAAHDQIRPYLELVLSGKAAHYQRDLLYPDGKVHCIDGWLIPNRDEEGTVSGYFAVLYDITHIKKTHEELREKDEKIRSIFRVAPIGIGVTAQRMLLDVNDRLCKMLGYGRDELIGRSSRLLYPSDEEHQTIGNKRREQIALFGSSSLEARMRRGDGSIITVLTNATPIDPADLEAGIIFTVLDISESKQTEQMIRSHSATLDAIFNSTPSILILVDEDGRVEKINNRGIEFFGTDREQATHLLCGLLFRCINASDTQTCGHSPECPSCPVRSRLAAAFRSRRPAREEEGQMTFLRDGRYVLHHLLISTEIITIEGIDRVLVALTDISDIRKKDEELLHQRLAHEQLEQQYRQAQKMEPVGRLAGGIAHDLNNLLAPILGYSELLTQDLVENDPRRAALEQILYAGQRARDLIRQLLAFSRKQTLTVSTINLNDLLHQFHNLLRRAIREDIEICLRLADGLPAIQGDSGQLEQVILNLAVNAQDAMPTGGVLTLATTEQLVNGHALTELDLADAAPYVLLTVADTGIGMDPTVRSQIFEPFFTTKDQHSGTGLGLSTVYGIVKQHRGAITVASEPGHGTSFSIYLPISESNTVVPAATVESADAVLMGSETILLAEDDPHLRHLAEAILRKNGYTVLSASNGKEAMVLAEIHQGPIDLLLADVVMPEMNGRELCEQLSRSRTIARVLFMSGYTDDVLSLDYLKKNGFEFIHKPFTVKDLLTRIRTILHTPQVN
- a CDS encoding multidrug effflux MFS transporter — translated: MKKLIGLLALLAAFPPLSTDMYLAALPLLVTSWQQPLATVNLTLVGFFATYCFCLLIYGPLSDRYGRRPPLLAGLAIYSGASLLCALATSIEMMIVTRILQGAGAAAASSICFAICKDRFEGRMRQRVFINLGIIVAMAPMLAPIVGGWIIELSSWRLVFVVQVGLGLVAAIGVYGMEESLQKKSRDSLRVVFASYRRLAANRQFFLLTLACACLGTPVFAYIAVSSDIYITVLGYSERQYGYFFAANASAFMLAPLIFSRLVRRRSLQRLLPLSYGGVLVSSLALLVVPVAQPYRLTLFMWLLSFFFAFGRPPSNNLILEQVQHDVGTASSFMVFVYFMTGACSMWFISLGWPDKVSMLGWLGLVSAAITLSGWVWLNARLTLRFPK